A region from the Cannabis sativa cultivar Pink pepper isolate KNU-18-1 chromosome 9, ASM2916894v1, whole genome shotgun sequence genome encodes:
- the LOC115722594 gene encoding phloretin 4'-O-glucosyltransferase-like: MDAKDTYLFAIPLLLEEFDILEKKVRPKVLVNIIYELEREAFGSVVSQLILIGIGPLIPTSFLDGKDVTSNNDDPSKEKYIEWLNSKPETTVVYVSFGSMAILSEQQMEEMAKGLLEFGRPLLWVIRESKDSNNNNELSCREELDKLGMIVPWCSQMEVLSNASVECFVTHCGWNSTLEGLTSGVPMIGFPQWSDQGMNAKLIEDAYGTGVRVKLSGEGVAGNEEIKRCLELVMGGKETVAVNIGKESWVEKRRNAKKWKDLAREAVKEGRSSDKNLKAFVSEMVERGGNK, from the coding sequence ATGGATGCGAAAGATACTTATTTGTTTGCTATTCCTCTCCTTCTAGAGGAATTTGATATACTCGAGAAGAAAGTTAGGCCGAAAGTCTTGGTCAACATTATTTACGAGTTGGAGAGAGAGGCTTTCGGTTCTGTAGTAAgccaattaattttgattggAATTGGACCTTTGATTCCGACATCTTTTCTTGATGGAAAAGATGTCACTTCTAATAATGATGACCCGTCGAAAGAGAAGTACATTGAGTGGCTTAACTCGAAGCCTGAAACAACAGTTGTTTATGTGTCGTTTGGGAGTATGGCGATTTTGTCTGAGCAACAAATGGAGGAAATGGCTAAAGGGTTGTTGGAATTTGGTCGCCCGTTGTTGTGGGTCATTAGGGAAAGTAaagatagtaataataataacgaGTTGagttgtagagaagagttggaTAAGCTTGGAATGATAGTTCCGTGGTGTTCTCAAATGGAGGTTTTGAGTAATGCGTCAGTTGAGTGTTTTGTGACTCATTGTGGTTGGAACTCGACGTTGGAGGGTTTAACTTCGGGGGTTCCCATGATAGGGTTTCCCCAATGGTCAGACCAAGGGATGAATGCTAAGTTGATTGAAGATGCATATGGAACTGGAGTTAGAGTGAAACTCAGTGGGGAAGGAGTTGCGGGAAATGAAGAGATTAAGAGGTGTTTGGAATTAGTCATGGGAGGAAAAGAAACCGTAGCGGTAAATATTGGGAAGGAAAGTTGGGTGGAAAAGAGAAGAAATGCGAAGAAATGGAAGGATTTAGCTCGAGAAGCTGTTAAAGAAGGCAGATCTTCTGATAAGAATCTCAAGGCTTTTGTGAGTGAGATGGTTGAACGAGGTGGTAATAAGTAA
- the LOC115722382 gene encoding RNA-binding NOB1-like protein gives MEETPNPSPAPAPASCWSSIVKSQVAPKPQNPTPEANVGVFAQTCNSTKGIAVAVVDANAIIQGGEKLSQCADKFVSVPEVMDEVRDPVSRHRLSVVPFSVQSMEPSPESLNRVIKFARATGDLQTLSDVDIKLIALTYTLEAQIHGTSHLRECPPAIHTVNVKRLPEKELPGWGSNVPNLEEWEALEHQGEDKSNDNSRILPLKDLNLNVISDTSSEHQQEDGEEGHGGPKRSYPPKKKEINIEGKKMVVDGIDASQGEFGDDAGDWMPAVSRSTHRRFLRRKARWEHYEALSEKDKASEKNEVTGENNGVTEEENGVKESHMQVGQNDEESLSTVLDQMRLEGDSANQDENGSAEGDSEELDHLELSSEISDSVDASNTEDGDSSEQSWALRSLSESSVACITSDFAMQNVILQMGLRLLAPGGMQIRQLQRWVLRCHACYTVTAEIGRIFCPKCGNGGTLRKVAVTVGENGIVLAARRPRIILRGTKFSLPLPQGGRDAVTKNLILREDQLPHKMLYPKAKKKAAAKEGDDLFVSSDLFSQHHSDKRAPFQPPVRKALAAFSGKRNPNDNHYSRSKH, from the exons ATGGAGGAAACCCCAAACCCTTCCCCAGCTCCAGCTCCAGCTTCTTGCTGGAGTAGCATAGTGAAATCCCAGGTAGCTCCCAAGCCCCAAAATCCTACCCCTGAGGCCAATGTCGGTGTTTTCGCACAAACCTGTAACTCTACCAAAGGCATTGCAGTGGCTGTAGTCGATGCCAATGCCATCATCCAAGGCGGAGAGAAGCTTTCCCAATGCGCTGACAAGTTCGTTTCCGTTCCTGAGGTCATGGACGAGGTTCGTGACCCTGTCTCCCGCCACCGACTCTCTGTAGTCCCCTTTTCTGTTCAGTCCATGGAACCTTCCCCTGAATCTCTCAATAGAG TGATTAAGTTTGCAAGAGCCACTGGAGACTTACAGACATTATCGGATGTGGATATCAAACTTATTGCACTGACTTATACTTTGGAGGCTCAAATTCATGGTACAAGTCACCTTAGGGAATGTCCTCCTGCTATTCATACTGTTAATGTGAAGAGATTACCTGAGAAAGAATTGCCTGGTTGGGGTTCTAATGTTCCCAATTTGGAAGAATGGGAAGCTTTGGAACACCAAGGTGAAGATAAATCGAATGACAATTCTAGAATCCTTCCCTTGAAAGATTTGAACTTGAATGTTATTTCCGATACTAGTTCTGAGCATCAGCAGGAGGATGGTGAAGAAGGTCATGGGGGACCAAAAAGATCATATCCTCCTAAGAAAAAGGAGATAAATATTGAAGGAAAAAAGATGGTGGTTGATGGAATAGATGCGTCTCAGGGAGAGTTTGGTGATGATGCTGGTGACTGGATGCCTGCTGTCAGTCGAAGCACTCATAGAAGATTTCTCAGAAGAAAAGCTAGGTGGGAGCATTATGAAGCTTTATCCGAAAAAGATAAGGCTTCTGAAAAGAATGAGGTAACTGGAGAGAACAATGGTGTAACAGAGGAAGAGAATGGTGTTAAAGAGAGTCACATGCAAGTTGGACAGAATGATGAAGAAAGTCTTTCTACAGTCCTGGACCAGATGAGGTTGGAAGGAGATTCAGCGAATCAAGATGAGAATGGAAGCGCTGAAGGAGATAGTGAAGAGCTCGACCATTTAGAGCTCTCAAGCGAGATCAGTGATAGTGTTGATGCCTCAAATACCGAGGATGGTGATAGTAGTGAGCAGAGCTGGGCGCTCAGGTCCTTGTCCGAGTCCAGTGTGGCTTGTATAACTAGTGATTTCGCTATGCAGAATGTTATTCTTCAGATGGGTTTACGCTTACTAGCACCAGGTGGTATGCAGATCCGCCAGCTGCAAAG GTGGGTTTTGAGGTGCCATGCCTGCTATACAGTGACTGCTGAGATAGGGAGAATTTTCTGTCCTAAGTGTGGAAACGGTGGCACTTTACGTAAAGTAGCTGTTACAGTCGGTGAGAATGGAATTGTTTTGGCAGCTCGACGTCCTCGTATCATACTGCGTGGCACTAAA TTCTCACTACCATTACCGCAAGGTGGAAGAGATGCGGTTACAAAGAACCTCATCTTACGCGAAGATCAACTACCCCACAAGATGCTATATCCAAAGGCGAAGAAGAAAGCAGCAGCAAAAGAG GGAGATGACCTTTTCGTCTCGAGCGACCTCTTCAGCCAACACCATAGTGATAAAAGAGCTCCTTTTCAGCCCCCAGTAAGGAAAGCATTAGCTGCTTTCAGTGGCAAGAGAAATCCTAATGATAATCATTACTCTCGTTCTAAGCATTAG